From the genome of Caldisalinibacter kiritimatiensis, one region includes:
- a CDS encoding PTS fructose transporter subunit IIC: MGKAKNLGKELQQHLMTGVSYMIPFVAAAGLMLALSSIIGKITLGTATVWLDEYAGTFANTINKIGGMGFSLLIPIIAGYISYSVADKPGIAPGMIGGVLANQMKAGFIGGIVVGLFAGYLVKWMKENIKLPVALMPLLTIILIPLGATLIVTLVFYYVIGEPIAGLMAFLENWLKGMQGGSKILLGVILGAMMAFDMGGPLNKTAVAFAFGMYASNIYEPNTAIHIAVSVPPLGMWLATKLAPKKYSESEITAANPAAVMAIFGITEGTIPFAMADPFRVIPAIMIGTATATGLAAFFDIINPVTLAFFLSWPFVNKPILYGVCMIVGMLVTALVVNALKPNKEQKEAQAA, translated from the coding sequence GTGGGTAAGGCAAAAAATTTAGGTAAAGAATTACAACAACATTTAATGACTGGTGTTTCCTATATGATTCCGTTTGTAGCAGCAGCCGGTCTTATGTTAGCATTATCTTCTATAATAGGTAAGATTACTTTAGGTACAGCAACTGTTTGGTTAGATGAATATGCCGGAACTTTTGCAAATACAATTAATAAAATTGGAGGAATGGGATTTAGTTTATTAATTCCTATAATTGCAGGTTACATATCTTATTCAGTAGCTGACAAGCCAGGTATAGCTCCAGGTATGATAGGTGGAGTGTTGGCAAATCAGATGAAAGCTGGATTTATTGGAGGTATTGTAGTAGGTTTATTTGCAGGTTATTTAGTTAAATGGATGAAAGAAAATATTAAATTACCAGTAGCATTAATGCCATTATTAACTATCATATTAATACCATTAGGTGCAACTTTAATAGTAACATTAGTATTTTATTATGTAATAGGGGAGCCGATTGCAGGATTAATGGCGTTCTTAGAAAATTGGTTGAAGGGAATGCAAGGTGGAAGCAAGATTTTATTAGGTGTAATTTTAGGTGCTATGATGGCGTTTGATATGGGTGGACCATTAAATAAAACAGCAGTAGCATTTGCATTTGGTATGTATGCATCAAATATTTATGAACCAAATACTGCTATACATATTGCTGTGTCTGTTCCACCATTAGGAATGTGGTTAGCTACTAAACTTGCTCCTAAAAAATATAGTGAATCAGAAATAACAGCAGCTAATCCAGCAGCGGTTATGGCTATATTTGGTATAACAGAAGGAACTATACCATTTGCTATGGCAGACCCATTCAGAGTAATACCTGCAATTATGATAGGTACAGCTACAGCTACAGGGTTGGCAGCATTCTTTGATATTATAAATCCTGTAACATTAGCATTTTTCTTATCATGGCCATTTGTTAATAAGCCAATATTATATGGAGTTTGTATGATTGTAGGTATGTTAGTAACAGCATTAGTTGTAAATGCTTTAAAGCCTAATAAAGAGCAAAAGGAAGCACAGGCTGCTTAA
- a CDS encoding carbohydrate kinase family protein: protein MLELNNRITLSNAQIDVLTVGEILIDMISDEYDDFNNGGFHRYFGGSPGNIAINVSKLGYKSSIITNVGNDSFGKFLLKKLKENGVNTDGVTLDDSKNTSMVVVSKSKKSPSFIAYRDADKNLKLTDKVKELVKQSKIVHFTSWPISYEPARSTTLEIIDIAKEQGKIISFDPNYRKVLWEKGHDGVKFIEELLSRVDIIKPSEDDAYHIFGEDTPEGYIKRFLDLGVKLVMLTLGKDGVIVSNGKEIIKVPTLATEVVDTTGAGDAFWSGFYAGLLKGKTIKESIMVGSAVSAYKLREVGAIADLPNINEIEKIYKV from the coding sequence ATGTTAGAGTTAAATAATAGGATAACTTTATCTAATGCTCAAATTGATGTTTTAACTGTAGGGGAAATTTTAATAGATATGATTTCAGATGAGTATGATGATTTTAATAATGGAGGCTTCCATAGATATTTTGGTGGTTCACCTGGGAATATAGCGATTAATGTTTCAAAATTAGGATATAAGTCTTCCATTATTACTAATGTAGGTAATGATAGTTTCGGAAAATTCTTATTAAAAAAACTCAAAGAAAATGGAGTAAATACAGATGGAGTTACATTAGATGATAGTAAAAACACATCTATGGTTGTAGTGTCTAAAAGTAAAAAAAGTCCAAGTTTTATAGCGTATAGGGATGCAGACAAAAACTTAAAGCTTACAGATAAAGTTAAAGAACTTGTAAAACAATCAAAGATTGTACACTTTACTTCATGGCCTATATCTTATGAACCAGCTAGAAGTACCACACTTGAAATAATAGATATTGCAAAAGAGCAAGGTAAAATAATTAGCTTTGACCCTAATTATAGAAAAGTACTTTGGGAAAAAGGACATGATGGTGTTAAGTTTATAGAGGAGCTTTTAAGTAGAGTAGATATTATTAAACCTTCAGAAGATGATGCATATCATATTTTTGGTGAAGATACTCCTGAAGGGTACATAAAAAGGTTTTTAGATTTAGGTGTTAAGCTTGTTATGTTGACCCTTGGTAAGGACGGAGTAATTGTTTCAAATGGTAAGGAGATAATAAAGGTTCCTACTTTGGCAACAGAGGTAGTAGATACTACAGGGGCTGGAGATGCATTTTGGTCAGGTTTCTATGCAGGACTATTAAAAGGAAAAACAATTAAGGAATCAATAATGGTTGGTAGTGCAGTTTCAGCTTATAAATTAAGAGAAGTAGGGGCAATAGCAGACCTACCTAATATCAATGAAATAGAAAAAATATATAAAGTATAG
- the galT gene encoding galactose-1-phosphate uridylyltransferase produces the protein MPELRKDPVTGKHVIIAIERGKRPSDLKETNEEIKPKSYVETCPFCVGNEEKTPPEIDRIENENEWVTRVVPNKFPALSMESECEDSNQRLFWKKNGVGYHEVIIETRDHSKSLFNMEVNDFVNILKTYKKRYNELINKDEIKYVSIFKNYKKKAGASLEHSHSQAIALPLVPNLVKEELEASKKYFEKYKRCIFCDIINEEIKDDKRIVINDDHFVVLAPFASIYNYELMIIPKAHQHSFKDITENELKMLAESMKEVFNRLNKVIGDFPFNMYIHTLPKGMEKYKKSYHWHIEISPRLSNHAGLELGSGIYINTVAPEDAVKNLRNI, from the coding sequence ATGCCAGAATTAAGAAAAGACCCTGTTACTGGAAAGCATGTAATCATAGCTATAGAGAGGGGAAAAAGACCTTCAGATTTAAAAGAAACTAATGAGGAAATAAAGCCTAAAAGTTACGTAGAAACGTGTCCTTTTTGTGTTGGTAACGAAGAAAAGACTCCACCAGAGATAGATAGGATAGAAAATGAAAATGAATGGGTAACAAGGGTTGTGCCTAATAAATTTCCAGCTTTATCTATGGAGAGCGAGTGTGAAGATAGTAATCAAAGATTATTCTGGAAGAAAAATGGGGTAGGTTATCATGAAGTAATAATTGAGACTAGAGACCATAGTAAAAGTCTTTTTAACATGGAAGTTAATGATTTTGTTAACATATTAAAAACATATAAAAAAAGATATAATGAACTGATAAATAAAGATGAGATAAAATATGTGAGTATATTTAAAAATTATAAGAAAAAGGCAGGAGCATCACTAGAACATTCTCATTCCCAGGCTATTGCATTACCATTAGTACCTAATCTAGTAAAAGAAGAACTAGAGGCAAGTAAAAAGTATTTCGAAAAGTATAAAAGATGTATATTCTGTGATATAATCAATGAGGAAATAAAGGATGATAAAAGAATAGTTATAAACGATGACCATTTTGTAGTTCTAGCTCCTTTTGCTTCGATATATAATTATGAACTTATGATTATACCTAAAGCTCATCAACATAGTTTTAAAGATATTACAGAAAATGAATTAAAAATGTTAGCAGAATCAATGAAAGAAGTGTTTAATAGATTAAATAAGGTTATTGGTGATTTTCCGTTCAATATGTATATTCATACTTTACCGAAGGGAATGGAAAAGTATAAGAAAAGCTATCACTGGCATATAGAAATATCACCTAGACTATCAAATCATGCAGGTTTAGAACTAGGTTCGGGTATTTATATAAATACAGTTGCACCTGAAGATGCTGTTAAAAATCTAAGAAATATATAG
- a CDS encoding LacI family DNA-binding transcriptional regulator translates to MGNGRNVTIKDVAKKAGVSVSTVSRAFNGYSDVNTETRNKIFKVAEKLGYKPSILARGMRAGRSNRIGIAIEDYDENEPTYSFSYKILMGFKDYAAEKGYEVVFLPNLTKYKESKLVQILQNNHLDGVFLMGLKMSDEFYKQALKGDFPCVLFDIPIKKGKIGFVGTDSIKGTRLAMQHFIDKGHKKIAFINGHENAYVSLQRLDGYYLSLMKNDIPIDKTLIYFGDYTEESGREAVKELFKKHDDITAIFSASDLMAIGAIQGLKDMGIKVPEDVEIIGFDDIELSPYITPKLSTIRQNTYKLGTSAATLLINLINGQNINQIILEPELILRESTK, encoded by the coding sequence ATGGGAAATGGAAGGAATGTAACAATTAAAGATGTCGCTAAAAAAGCAGGTGTGTCAGTTAGTACTGTTTCGAGGGCATTTAATGGATATAGTGATGTAAATACTGAAACTCGTAACAAAATATTTAAAGTAGCAGAAAAGCTGGGATACAAGCCAAGTATATTAGCAAGAGGAATGAGAGCAGGAAGGTCTAATAGAATAGGTATAGCGATAGAGGATTACGATGAAAATGAACCAACTTATTCATTTTCATATAAAATATTGATGGGATTTAAAGATTATGCAGCAGAAAAGGGATATGAAGTAGTTTTCCTTCCTAACTTGACAAAGTATAAAGAAAGTAAACTTGTTCAAATTTTACAAAACAATCACTTGGACGGAGTATTTTTAATGGGATTAAAAATGAGTGATGAATTTTATAAGCAAGCTTTAAAAGGAGATTTTCCATGTGTACTTTTTGATATTCCTATTAAGAAAGGCAAAATCGGTTTTGTTGGAACTGATAGTATAAAGGGAACTAGATTAGCAATGCAACATTTCATAGATAAAGGACATAAAAAGATTGCATTTATAAACGGACACGAAAATGCTTATGTAAGTCTTCAAAGATTAGATGGGTACTATTTATCGCTTATGAAAAACGACATTCCTATCGATAAAACACTTATATATTTTGGGGATTATACAGAAGAGAGTGGAAGAGAAGCAGTAAAGGAATTATTCAAAAAACACGATGATATAACAGCTATATTTTCAGCTAGTGACCTTATGGCTATAGGAGCAATCCAAGGGCTTAAGGATATGGGCATAAAAGTACCGGAGGATGTGGAGATAATAGGTTTTGATGATATAGAGCTTAGTCCCTATATTACACCAAAGCTATCAACTATTAGACAAAATACTTATAAACTAGGTACATCTGCAGCGACTTTACTTATTAATTTAATTAATGGTCAAAATATAAATCAAATTATATTAGAACCAGAATTGATTTTACGAGAATCAACTAAATAA
- a CDS encoding carbohydrate ABC transporter permease gives MKLNMLKWRNKSSNISLAKKREMVDGWLFVLPFVISALVFFIGPLFVAFILSFKEYSFLDGSMMNAPWVGLNNYIKAFSDPVFIKALKNTAIYSIGVVPTQLILALALALVVDSKIKGKTFFRTAYYIPTITSTVAVAIMFMFLFKSDGVLNKFLGLFGVNPYTWYDDIRLALPLIMIMAIWASVGLYMVIFLAGLQEIPNSLYEAASIDGANKWQQFIHITVPMLKPTIFFNLVVSLIGTFQVFDQAYVISDGNGGPLNSTMTVVLYLYKQGFDEFNMGYACAIGFILFVIIFILTMIQKKFFGEETSM, from the coding sequence ATGAAACTAAACATGCTGAAATGGAGAAATAAATCAAGCAATATATCTTTAGCCAAAAAAAGAGAAATGGTGGATGGATGGTTATTTGTCCTACCATTTGTAATATCAGCACTTGTATTTTTTATAGGACCGTTGTTTGTTGCGTTTATTCTTAGTTTTAAAGAGTATTCATTCCTTGACGGATCAATGATGAATGCTCCATGGGTAGGATTAAATAACTACATAAAGGCTTTTAGCGACCCAGTTTTTATAAAAGCATTGAAAAACACAGCTATTTATTCAATTGGTGTAGTTCCAACTCAATTAATTTTAGCTTTAGCATTAGCTTTAGTAGTTGATTCAAAGATAAAGGGAAAAACATTTTTTAGAACAGCTTATTATATACCAACAATCACTTCTACTGTTGCAGTAGCTATAATGTTCATGTTTTTATTTAAATCAGATGGTGTGTTAAATAAATTTCTAGGGTTATTTGGTGTAAATCCTTACACATGGTATGACGATATAAGACTTGCACTACCATTGATTATGATAATGGCTATATGGGCTTCTGTAGGATTGTATATGGTAATATTCTTGGCAGGACTTCAAGAAATTCCAAACTCACTTTATGAAGCTGCAAGTATAGATGGGGCAAATAAGTGGCAGCAATTTATTCATATAACAGTACCAATGCTTAAACCCACAATATTTTTTAATTTAGTTGTATCATTAATCGGGACTTTTCAGGTATTCGACCAAGCCTATGTAATATCTGATGGTAATGGTGGTCCATTAAATTCAACAATGACTGTAGTTCTTTATTTATATAAGCAAGGTTTTGATGAATTTAACATGGGATATGCTTGTGCAATAGGTTTTATACTATTTGTCATTATATTTATCTTAACAATGATACAGAAAAAATTCTTCGGTGAAGAGACTAGTATGTAG
- a CDS encoding ABC transporter substrate-binding protein, giving the protein MKKVSLLLVVLMLTGSLLVGCGGDNTASNGPVTIKIGMWASSPAETELVDKQIAEFEKTYPNINIEKEVYTDDYLQQLQANIAAKTEPDVYYLDVYQAPAFMEKEVILPLDEYLDKNDVKDFEENLLNGFMKDGKIYGLPKDYNTLALFYNKEMFEEAGVDVPTTWAELEEAAKKLTKDGVKGIVLSNDAARFIPFIYQAGGKVVDENNSPAFTTSEAAKGLGFYYSLLEKGYADTPANLGVGWNGDALAQEKAAMCIEGGWMIPFMKEAGPEVDYGIAKLPRGDKEGDLAFTVAYVMSKNTEHKEEAAEVIKFLTGKKAQEMVAESGLAIPTRKSMSQVFVDKYPERKPLVDMVEYSKVYQFGVKSSKILDELNNAGTKLQKGVESDSARVLKEAAENLK; this is encoded by the coding sequence ATGAAAAAAGTATCATTATTACTTGTTGTATTAATGCTTACTGGAAGCTTATTAGTTGGTTGCGGTGGAGACAACACTGCTAGTAACGGACCTGTTACTATCAAAATAGGTATGTGGGCTTCATCACCTGCTGAAACAGAGTTAGTGGACAAACAAATAGCTGAGTTTGAAAAAACTTACCCAAACATCAACATTGAAAAAGAAGTTTATACTGATGATTATTTACAACAATTACAAGCTAATATAGCAGCAAAAACTGAGCCAGATGTATACTACTTAGATGTTTATCAAGCACCAGCTTTCATGGAAAAAGAAGTTATTTTACCACTTGATGAGTATTTAGACAAAAACGATGTAAAAGACTTTGAAGAAAACCTATTAAATGGTTTTATGAAAGATGGAAAAATCTATGGATTACCAAAAGATTATAATACATTAGCATTATTCTATAACAAAGAAATGTTTGAAGAAGCAGGCGTGGATGTTCCTACAACTTGGGCAGAATTAGAAGAAGCTGCTAAGAAATTAACTAAAGATGGTGTAAAAGGTATAGTATTAAGCAATGATGCTGCTAGATTTATTCCTTTTATTTATCAAGCAGGTGGAAAAGTTGTAGATGAAAACAATAGCCCAGCATTTACAACTAGTGAAGCAGCTAAAGGTTTAGGCTTCTATTATTCATTACTTGAAAAAGGATATGCAGATACACCAGCTAACTTAGGTGTAGGTTGGAATGGAGATGCTTTAGCACAAGAAAAAGCAGCTATGTGTATTGAAGGTGGATGGATGATACCATTTATGAAAGAAGCTGGACCAGAAGTTGACTATGGTATAGCAAAACTTCCTAGAGGAGATAAAGAAGGGGACCTTGCATTTACAGTTGCGTATGTAATGAGTAAAAATACAGAACATAAGGAAGAAGCAGCTGAGGTTATCAAGTTCTTAACAGGTAAAAAAGCTCAAGAAATGGTAGCTGAAAGTGGTTTAGCTATTCCAACAAGAAAGTCAATGTCTCAAGTGTTCGTTGATAAGTATCCAGAAAGAAAACCATTAGTAGATATGGTTGAATATTCAAAAGTATATCAATTTGGAGTTAAGTCTTCTAAAATATTAGATGAATTAAACAATGCAGGAACAAAACTTCAAAAAGGTGTTGAATCAGATTCAGCTAGAGTATTAAAAGAAGCAGCTGAGAACTTGAAATAA
- a CDS encoding PTS sugar transporter subunit IIA yields the protein MDISGLINERLIDINMQATSQKEAIEKLALLLEKEEKIESRDEFVKGVLEREKEATTGFGKGIAIPHCKLDSVKTASIAIGKLIEAVDWNSLDGEPVKLIIMLAVPDKEANTTHLQILSNLASKLMEEDFVKDLLNANNSKKIISLLNFENE from the coding sequence ATGGATATATCTGGGTTAATTAATGAAAGATTAATAGATATAAATATGCAGGCTACAAGCCAAAAGGAAGCTATTGAAAAGTTAGCTTTGTTGTTAGAAAAAGAAGAAAAAATTGAATCAAGAGATGAGTTTGTTAAAGGTGTTTTAGAAAGAGAAAAAGAAGCTACTACAGGCTTTGGCAAAGGGATCGCTATACCACATTGCAAATTGGATAGTGTTAAAACAGCAAGTATAGCAATAGGGAAGTTAATAGAAGCAGTTGACTGGAACTCTTTAGATGGAGAGCCTGTTAAACTCATCATTATGCTAGCTGTTCCAGATAAAGAAGCTAATACCACGCATTTACAAATATTATCAAACCTTGCAAGTAAGCTTATGGAAGAAGATTTTGTAAAAGATTTATTAAATGCAAATAATTCAAAAAAAATAATATCATTATTAAATTTTGAAAATGAATAA
- a CDS encoding PTS fructose transporter subunit IIB: MKIVAVTACPAGIAHTNMAATAIEKAAKNKGHEIKGEKQGALGIQNEITDKDIQDADLAILAVATKIEKESRFESLPVHKVKIDEAVKDAGKVLDDALKLVK; the protein is encoded by the coding sequence ATGAAGATAGTAGCAGTAACAGCATGTCCAGCTGGGATAGCACATACTAATATGGCTGCAACAGCTATTGAAAAGGCAGCTAAAAATAAAGGTCATGAAATAAAGGGAGAGAAACAAGGTGCTTTAGGTATTCAAAATGAGATTACAGATAAGGACATTCAAGATGCTGATTTAGCTATTTTAGCAGTTGCAACTAAAATTGAAAAAGAATCAAGATTTGAATCATTACCAGTACATAAGGTTAAAATTGATGAGGCCGTAAAGGATGCAGGGAAAGTTTTAGATGATGCTTTAAAATTAGTTAAATAA
- a CDS encoding glycosyltransferase — translation MVRIAFLNPQGNFDKNDLYWTEHPDFGGQLVYVKEVAISLAKLGVKVDIITRQIIDEDWPGFEGKFDLYEGVDGVRIIRLPFGGEKFLNKEKLWPYLHEYVDNIIKLYEEEGEWPDFFTTHYGDGGIAGAMLYERTDIPFTFTGHSLGAQKMDKLNVNVDTIEEMNEKYNFALRIMAERISMANSAVNIVSTSQERFGQYSHRAYNGAIDVEKEEKFAVIPPGVNTELFNKDKENDQDSVIKEKVEKMFKRDLNEDRQNMPAIIAASRLDPKKNHIGLVKAYAQSEELQKKCNLVITLRGIDNPFEDYSMAKGDEKAILDEIMDIIDKYNLKGKVSMFSLNSQKQLAACYREFARRKSVFALTALYEPFGLAPIEAMACGLPAVVTKNGGPSEVLYENGEEFGVLVDPSNPDDIAKGLLKVFKNQASYNNYQQAGIERVFSKYTWDSTAKSYLDIINKKLEEAKENKSFANIEIHPYFKKPTEKEPVSLEWLKATYLEEDK, via the coding sequence ATGGTGAGAATAGCATTTTTAAATCCTCAAGGAAACTTTGACAAAAACGACTTATATTGGACAGAGCATCCAGACTTTGGTGGGCAGCTTGTGTATGTTAAAGAAGTTGCGATAAGTTTAGCAAAGTTAGGGGTAAAAGTGGATATTATTACTAGACAAATTATAGACGAAGATTGGCCAGGATTTGAAGGAAAATTTGATTTATATGAAGGAGTAGATGGAGTAAGAATTATAAGATTACCATTTGGAGGAGAAAAGTTTTTAAACAAGGAGAAACTTTGGCCTTATCTACATGAATATGTAGATAATATTATCAAGCTTTATGAAGAAGAAGGAGAATGGCCAGACTTTTTCACAACGCATTATGGAGACGGTGGAATAGCAGGTGCTATGCTATACGAAAGAACTGATATACCATTTACTTTTACGGGGCATTCATTAGGAGCACAAAAGATGGACAAGTTAAATGTCAATGTTGATACTATAGAGGAAATGAATGAAAAATATAATTTTGCATTGAGAATAATGGCTGAAAGAATAAGTATGGCAAATTCAGCAGTTAACATTGTAAGTACAAGTCAGGAAAGATTTGGACAGTATAGTCATAGAGCTTATAATGGAGCCATTGATGTAGAGAAAGAAGAAAAATTTGCAGTTATACCTCCAGGAGTTAATACAGAATTGTTTAATAAGGACAAAGAAAATGACCAAGATAGTGTAATAAAAGAAAAAGTAGAAAAGATGTTTAAAAGGGACTTAAATGAAGATAGACAAAATATGCCGGCTATAATTGCAGCAAGTAGACTAGACCCAAAGAAAAATCATATAGGATTAGTAAAGGCTTATGCACAAAGTGAGGAGTTACAGAAAAAGTGTAATTTAGTTATTACTTTAAGGGGGATAGACAACCCATTTGAAGATTATTCAATGGCTAAAGGTGATGAGAAAGCAATTCTAGATGAAATTATGGATATAATTGATAAATACAATTTAAAAGGCAAAGTTAGTATGTTTAGTTTAAACAGTCAAAAACAGTTAGCCGCATGCTACAGAGAGTTTGCAAGAAGAAAGTCAGTATTTGCATTAACAGCTCTTTATGAGCCATTTGGATTAGCTCCTATAGAAGCTATGGCCTGTGGATTACCTGCAGTTGTAACGAAAAATGGTGGACCTTCAGAAGTATTATATGAAAACGGAGAGGAATTTGGAGTGTTAGTAGACCCAAGCAATCCTGATGATATTGCAAAAGGTTTACTAAAAGTATTTAAAAATCAAGCTTCATACAACAACTATCAGCAAGCAGGAATAGAAAGGGTATTTAGTAAATATACTTGGGATAGTACTGCAAAGAGTTACTTAGATATTATAAACAAAAAGCTAGAAGAAGCTAAAGAAAATAAGAGTTTTGCTAATATAGAAATACATCCATACTTTAAGAAACCTACCGAAAAAGAGCCAGTGTCTTTAGAATGGCTTAAAGCAACATATTTAGAGGAGGATAAATAA
- a CDS encoding glycoside hydrolase family 65 protein has translation MNNLWQIKQTDYKHNDSGKYETVFTLANGYKGMRGWLEFSKYGIPGNLIAGIFNQADSQVTEIVNNQNPLKISMYADNEALDIETCEVLDFDRTLDMKEGILYTTIELKTKSGRITKISSERFVSKNDVHRWGIKYTIKPVNYSGKIFIENVIDGTVTNSSFDPMNKTKHLNVKELYDLEKGIALKTVTKDKGIEIVEGILLKAEDGVLQNRKYRELGEEVSEAFEIRVEEGKQYTVEKYGVTYTSRDTDKDPFELLKDNMDNFVEKGLEEEVRLHKEKWNETWDKIDIQIKGDNQAQLGIRFNLFQITASASDEDDRVSIAAKALHGEGYKGHVFWDTEIYMLPFFIYTNPKIAKNLLMYRYNTLEGARKNARENGYIGAQFPWEAADDGTEVTPKWGVDYDGNPVRIWTGDEEFHISSDIVFGIWEYYRATKDKDFLVNHGMEIVLDTSKFWSSRVEYNEEFDRYEINRVIGPDEFHEHVNNNVYTNYLAKWNLEKGVELAEWLKTENKEVYDNLLDKLEITEDDIKEWQQIADKVYIPRDANSRVIEQFEGYFDLKDIEITEHDENGMPIWPDLQGYKLGETQLIKQPDVVMLMLLLGDEFDNETKKENYEYYEKRTMHKSSLSPSMYSIMGLTVGDTRNAYRYFMKTVMTDLEDNQGNAQLGLHAASTGGSWQSVVFGFGGVYVNKEEILCLNPWLPEKWDELSFKVNWRGNILNISITKENVSIKGTDEAKIKVYEKEYSIEKDKEIVILR, from the coding sequence GTGAATAACCTGTGGCAAATAAAGCAGACAGATTATAAACATAATGACAGTGGAAAATATGAAACAGTATTTACTTTAGCCAATGGATATAAAGGAATGAGAGGGTGGTTAGAGTTTTCTAAATATGGTATACCAGGAAATTTAATTGCAGGGATATTTAATCAAGCAGACAGCCAAGTAACAGAGATAGTGAATAACCAGAATCCTTTAAAAATTAGCATGTATGCTGATAATGAAGCATTAGACATAGAGACATGTGAAGTATTAGATTTTGATAGAACTTTAGATATGAAAGAAGGTATTCTTTATACAACTATAGAGCTAAAAACTAAGAGTGGAAGAATTACAAAAATATCTTCAGAGAGGTTTGTAAGTAAAAATGATGTTCATAGATGGGGGATTAAATATACAATAAAGCCAGTAAATTATTCGGGTAAAATATTTATCGAAAACGTTATTGATGGAACTGTAACAAATAGTAGTTTTGACCCAATGAATAAGACAAAACATTTAAATGTAAAAGAGCTTTATGATTTAGAAAAAGGTATAGCTTTAAAAACAGTTACTAAAGACAAAGGAATTGAAATAGTAGAAGGTATATTATTAAAAGCAGAAGATGGTGTTTTACAGAATAGAAAATATAGAGAATTAGGAGAAGAAGTATCAGAGGCATTTGAAATAAGAGTTGAAGAAGGCAAACAATATACTGTAGAAAAGTATGGTGTTACTTATACATCAAGAGACACTGATAAAGACCCATTTGAGTTACTTAAAGATAATATGGATAACTTTGTTGAAAAGGGATTAGAGGAAGAAGTAAGACTACATAAAGAAAAATGGAATGAAACATGGGATAAAATTGATATTCAAATAAAAGGTGATAATCAAGCACAGCTTGGTATAAGATTTAACTTGTTTCAGATAACAGCATCAGCATCTGATGAAGATGATAGGGTAAGTATCGCAGCAAAGGCACTACATGGAGAAGGATATAAAGGACATGTATTCTGGGATACAGAAATTTATATGTTACCATTTTTCATATATACTAACCCTAAAATAGCAAAAAACCTTTTAATGTATAGATACAATACTTTAGAGGGAGCTAGAAAGAATGCTCGAGAGAATGGATACATTGGAGCACAGTTCCCTTGGGAAGCAGCAGACGATGGAACGGAAGTAACTCCTAAGTGGGGAGTTGACTATGATGGCAATCCAGTTAGAATTTGGACTGGAGATGAAGAGTTCCATATTAGTTCAGATATTGTCTTTGGTATTTGGGAGTATTATAGAGCTACTAAAGACAAGGATTTCTTAGTAAACCATGGTATGGAAATAGTACTAGATACATCCAAATTCTGGAGCAGTAGAGTAGAATACAATGAAGAATTCGACAGATATGAAATTAATAGAGTAATAGGTCCAGATGAATTCCATGAGCACGTAAATAACAATGTTTACACAAACTATTTAGCAAAATGGAATTTAGAAAAAGGTGTAGAGCTTGCAGAATGGTTAAAGACAGAAAATAAAGAAGTATACGATAATTTATTAGATAAATTAGAAATAACGGAAGACGATATAAAAGAATGGCAACAGATAGCAGATAAGGTTTATATACCAAGGGACGCAAATAGTAGAGTAATAGAGCAGTTTGAAGGATATTTTGACTTAAAGGATATAGAGATTACAGAGCATGACGAAAACGGTATGCCTATTTGGCCTGATTTACAAGGATATAAGCTTGGAGAAACACAGCTTATAAAACAGCCAGATGTAGTTATGTTGATGCTATTATTAGGTGATGAGTTCGATAATGAAACTAAAAAGGAAAATTATGAGTACTATGAAAAAAGAACAATGCACAAATCTTCTCTAAGTCCATCAATGTATTCAATAATGGGACTAACAGTTGGAGATACAAGAAATGCTTATAGATACTTTATGAAAACTGTTATGACAGACCTTGAAGATAATCAAGGAAATGCACAGTTAGGATTACATGCTGCGTCAACAGGTGGTTCATGGCAAAGTGTAGTATTTGGTTTCGGTGGAGTATATGTCAATAAAGAAGAAATATTGTGCTTAAATCCATGGCTACCAGAAAAGTGGGATGAATTATCTTTCAAAGTAAACTGGAGAGGTAACATATTAAATATTAGTATAACTAAAGAAAATGTTTCTATTAAAGGGACAGATGAAGCTAAAATAAAGGTATACGAAAAAGAGTATTCAATAGAAAAAGACAAAGAAATAGTAATACTTAGATAG